Proteins from a genomic interval of Microbacterium imperiale:
- a CDS encoding tetratricopeptide repeat protein has protein sequence MSTMNGPGVDRDRLDATLGEFWDRADGATPELLASELDRVLASLPANDPVALFERASLSDYLGREAEAIPLYRAALDAGLPDPQRGECIIQLASSLRNVGDPSGAMALLHGYPADHPLADAARAFEALALFDDQKPAPALRTALRALAPHLPAYRRSVERYASELVAGPRIRAIAVAVIVRDGFVLAEEYAGGPDRPTFLRAPGGGIEFGEEASSAMRRELREELAAVVDELRLLTVAENIFDDGRKRGHEIAYVFAVRSQSLQALPLDARLPVLDGDTTVGWYRIDDLRAGATPFYPAAALDLAAEI, from the coding sequence ATGAGCACGATGAACGGCCCCGGGGTGGATCGAGACCGGCTCGACGCCACGCTTGGCGAGTTCTGGGACCGCGCCGACGGCGCCACCCCGGAACTGCTCGCGTCCGAGCTCGACCGCGTGCTCGCGTCGCTGCCCGCGAACGACCCAGTGGCCCTGTTCGAACGGGCATCCCTGTCGGACTACCTCGGACGGGAGGCCGAGGCGATTCCGCTCTATCGAGCCGCCCTCGACGCGGGGCTGCCCGATCCGCAGCGCGGCGAGTGCATCATCCAGCTCGCCAGCTCGCTGCGCAACGTGGGTGACCCGTCCGGCGCCATGGCGCTGCTGCACGGGTATCCCGCCGATCATCCGCTGGCGGATGCAGCGCGTGCCTTCGAGGCACTCGCGCTGTTCGACGATCAGAAACCGGCCCCGGCGCTGCGGACGGCGTTGCGCGCGCTCGCGCCGCATCTGCCGGCGTATCGCCGGTCGGTCGAACGGTACGCGAGCGAACTCGTCGCTGGGCCCCGCATCCGAGCCATCGCCGTGGCCGTCATCGTGCGGGACGGATTCGTCCTCGCGGAGGAGTACGCCGGCGGACCGGACCGTCCGACGTTCCTGCGCGCGCCCGGCGGCGGAATCGAGTTCGGCGAGGAGGCATCGTCGGCGATGCGGCGCGAGTTGCGGGAGGAGCTCGCGGCGGTCGTCGACGAGCTGCGACTGCTCACCGTGGCCGAGAACATCTTCGACGACGGCCGCAAGCGGGGCCATGAGATCGCCTACGTCTTCGCCGTGCGCAGTCAGTCGCTGCAGGCGCTGCCGCTCGACGCGCGGCTGCCGGTGCTCGACGGCGACACGACCGTCGGGTGGTACCGCATCGACGACCTCCGAGCGGGGGCGACGCCGTTCTACCCGGCGGCGGCGCTCGATCTCGCCGCCGAGATATGA
- a CDS encoding SAM-dependent methyltransferase, whose translation MPWPFLYLPGETLSATELAAARLDGDVVEVGEAYIPADAVETAELRAASLRPLLSPGVAVTHVSAAWVHGALPDPPARHTVQRSSARRLHHVIDNRLHYRDRRVPPEDVSVIGGVSVTTPARTLGDLVRGAFAGGEQPAATAIAMIELFPGLSGRAAAALAAAGPVSFKRPALEWLRRQAAQEEVTRYTS comes from the coding sequence ATGCCCTGGCCCTTCCTCTACCTCCCCGGCGAGACCCTGTCGGCCACCGAGCTCGCCGCCGCGCGGTTGGACGGCGACGTGGTCGAGGTCGGCGAGGCGTACATCCCCGCTGACGCCGTCGAAACCGCCGAGCTGCGCGCGGCCTCGCTGCGCCCGCTCCTGTCTCCCGGCGTCGCCGTTACACACGTGTCGGCGGCGTGGGTCCATGGTGCGCTCCCCGATCCGCCGGCGCGTCACACCGTGCAACGCAGCAGCGCGCGAAGGTTGCATCACGTCATCGACAACCGCCTGCACTACCGCGATCGGCGCGTCCCGCCCGAGGACGTCTCAGTCATCGGCGGCGTTTCGGTGACGACACCGGCGCGCACCCTCGGTGACCTCGTGCGCGGGGCATTCGCCGGGGGCGAGCAGCCCGCTGCCACCGCCATCGCGATGATCGAGCTGTTCCCCGGTCTCAGCGGGCGTGCAGCGGCCGCCCTCGCCGCGGCCGGACCGGTCTCCTTCAAGCGGCCCGCGCTCGAATGGCTGCGCCGACAGGCGGCTCAGGAGGAGGTGACGCGATACACGTCGTAG
- a CDS encoding replication-associated recombination protein A: MTDSSALFAGQTPLAVRMRPTSLDEVAGQGHLLRPGSPLVALASPDGNRAGAVSVILWGPPGTGKTTLAQAIARSSGRRFVELSAVTAGVKDVREVMQEAMTQRDLYGISTILFLDEIHRFTKAQQDALLPGVENGWVLLIAATTENPSFSIVAPLLSRSLLLTLQPLSDDDLGGLIDRAVVDARGLAGAVSLDDEARSALVRLASGDARRALTSLEAAATMAEPGDDQTPRITADHVAQAVDRALLRYDRQGDEHYDVISAFIKSIRGSDVDAAMHYLARMIEAGEDPRFIARRLVISASEDIGLADPQALSIAVAAADAVAFIGMPEGRIPLAEATAYLATTAKSNAAYNAINAAIADVRAGGFGRVPKHLRDAHYPGAKRLGHGKGYVYPHDLDVGVATQQYLPDELRGRRYYEPTNRGVERDIGARVEKLRKILGE; the protein is encoded by the coding sequence ATGACCGATTCGAGCGCGCTCTTCGCGGGGCAGACGCCGCTCGCCGTGCGGATGCGCCCCACCTCTCTCGACGAGGTCGCCGGTCAGGGCCACCTGCTCCGCCCCGGCTCGCCGCTCGTCGCCCTCGCCTCGCCCGACGGCAATCGCGCCGGTGCGGTGTCGGTGATCCTCTGGGGGCCGCCCGGAACCGGCAAGACGACGCTCGCTCAAGCGATCGCGCGGTCGTCGGGACGCCGCTTCGTCGAGTTGTCGGCGGTGACGGCCGGCGTCAAGGACGTACGTGAGGTCATGCAGGAGGCGATGACGCAGCGCGACCTGTACGGGATCTCGACGATCCTGTTCCTCGACGAGATCCACCGCTTCACGAAGGCGCAGCAGGACGCGCTGCTTCCCGGCGTCGAGAACGGCTGGGTGCTGCTGATCGCCGCGACCACCGAGAACCCGTCGTTCTCGATCGTCGCCCCCCTGCTGTCTCGGTCGCTGCTGCTGACGCTGCAGCCGTTGAGCGACGACGACCTCGGCGGGCTCATCGACCGCGCCGTCGTCGATGCGCGCGGGCTGGCGGGAGCCGTGAGTCTCGACGACGAGGCGCGGTCGGCGCTCGTGCGGCTCGCCTCGGGAGACGCCCGTCGCGCGCTGACCTCGCTCGAGGCGGCGGCGACGATGGCCGAGCCCGGCGATGACCAGACGCCCCGCATCACCGCTGATCACGTCGCACAGGCCGTCGACCGCGCTCTGCTCCGATACGACCGGCAGGGCGACGAGCACTACGACGTCATCAGCGCCTTCATCAAGTCGATCCGCGGGTCGGACGTCGACGCCGCGATGCACTACCTCGCGCGGATGATCGAAGCCGGCGAAGATCCCCGCTTCATCGCCCGCCGGCTCGTGATCTCCGCGTCGGAGGACATCGGGCTGGCCGATCCCCAGGCGCTGTCGATCGCCGTCGCCGCCGCGGACGCCGTCGCCTTCATCGGCATGCCCGAAGGGCGCATCCCGCTTGCCGAGGCGACGGCGTACCTCGCGACGACCGCCAAGTCGAACGCCGCCTACAACGCCATCAACGCGGCCATCGCGGATGTGCGCGCCGGTGGCTTCGGGCGTGTGCCGAAGCATCTGCGCGACGCGCACTACCCGGGTGCGAAGCGGCTCGGCCACGGCAAGGGATACGTCTATCCCCACGACCTCGACGTCGGCGTGGCCACGCAGCAGTACCTGCCGGATGAGCTGCGCGGGCGCCGCTACTACGAGCCGACGAATCGGGGCGTCGAACGGGACATCGGCGCGCGCGTCGAGAAGCTGCGGAAGATCCTGGGGGAATGA
- a CDS encoding DUF349 domain-containing protein, with translation MTSTPDSTTTPADDAPWGRVDDDGTVSVREGDQWRVVGQYPDGTPDEALAYYQRKFSDLAGEVTLVEVRHRRGGASASDLRSTVGTLRSRITGAAAVGNLAALEARLAALETELNAASESEAAEAKQALDAAIAERTALVEAIEAIAARDPRSIQWKQTSAEVTELFERWQRHQAEGPRLPRGTGQQLWKRFRDARSIIDKHRREFYASLDETHKSARDAKQRLIERAEALAPRGEDGIGAYRELLDQWKQAGRAGKKADDALWARFKAAGDALYGARAEREQADAEASKEKIVAKRALLDEAAAVEREKDTAAARALLTGIQRRWDEIGRIFPRDKERALDDELRRIEQSVRAREDADWKNNNPETKARQGDMLSQLHDAIGKLEADLATAEASGDQRAIAQAREALSARKAWLTALGG, from the coding sequence GTGACTTCCACCCCTGACTCCACGACCACTCCCGCCGACGACGCCCCGTGGGGTCGCGTCGATGACGACGGCACCGTCTCGGTGCGCGAGGGCGACCAGTGGCGCGTCGTCGGCCAGTACCCCGACGGCACGCCCGACGAGGCCCTCGCCTACTACCAGCGCAAGTTCTCCGATCTCGCCGGTGAGGTCACGCTCGTCGAGGTGCGCCACCGTCGCGGCGGCGCGTCCGCGTCCGACCTGCGCTCGACCGTGGGAACGCTGCGATCGCGCATCACCGGCGCTGCGGCTGTCGGCAACCTCGCCGCGCTCGAGGCCCGCCTCGCCGCGCTCGAGACGGAGCTGAACGCGGCGTCCGAGTCCGAGGCCGCCGAGGCCAAGCAGGCCCTCGATGCGGCGATCGCCGAACGCACCGCCCTCGTCGAGGCCATCGAGGCCATCGCCGCACGCGATCCCCGGTCGATCCAGTGGAAGCAGACCTCGGCCGAGGTCACCGAGCTGTTCGAGCGCTGGCAGCGCCACCAGGCCGAGGGCCCGCGTCTGCCGCGCGGCACCGGCCAGCAGCTGTGGAAGCGGTTCCGCGACGCCCGCTCGATCATCGACAAGCACCGCCGCGAGTTTTACGCGAGCCTCGACGAGACGCACAAGAGCGCGCGCGACGCCAAGCAGCGCCTCATCGAGCGCGCCGAAGCCCTCGCGCCCCGCGGCGAGGATGGCATCGGCGCCTACCGCGAGCTGCTCGACCAGTGGAAGCAGGCCGGCCGCGCGGGCAAGAAGGCCGACGACGCCCTGTGGGCTCGGTTCAAGGCGGCGGGCGACGCGCTCTACGGCGCCCGCGCCGAGCGCGAGCAGGCCGATGCCGAGGCCTCGAAGGAGAAGATCGTCGCCAAGCGCGCCCTCCTCGACGAGGCAGCCGCGGTCGAGCGCGAGAAGGACACCGCCGCCGCGCGCGCGCTTCTCACCGGCATCCAGCGTCGCTGGGACGAGATCGGTCGCATTTTCCCCCGCGACAAGGAGCGCGCCCTCGACGACGAGCTCCGCAGGATCGAACAGTCCGTCCGTGCCCGCGAAGACGCCGACTGGAAGAACAACAACCCCGAGACGAAGGCGCGCCAGGGCGACATGCTCTCGCAGCTGCACGACGCCATCGGCAAGCTCGAGGCCGACCTGGCCACCGCCGAGGCCTCGGGCGACCAGCGCGCCATCGCGCAGGCGCGCGAGGCCCTCAGCGCACGGAAGGCCTGGCTCACCGCCCTCGGCGGCTGA
- a CDS encoding dioxygenase, with protein sequence MAGRGKNRDDRAAQERARLYAARREYHAGLMRRRSRDNLIAAVGGGVLLLGLLGAQAAYFTAGPGAPEPTETPAPSPSATLPASPAPSPSDAAPSSEPTP encoded by the coding sequence GTGGCAGGTCGCGGCAAGAACCGGGATGATCGGGCGGCGCAGGAGCGCGCCCGCCTGTACGCCGCCCGGCGCGAGTATCACGCCGGTCTGATGCGTCGCCGTTCCCGCGACAACCTCATCGCCGCCGTCGGCGGCGGCGTGCTGCTCCTCGGGCTGCTGGGGGCACAGGCTGCATACTTCACCGCCGGCCCCGGCGCCCCCGAGCCGACCGAGACGCCGGCGCCCTCGCCGTCCGCCACGCTTCCGGCATCCCCCGCGCCGTCGCCGAGCGACGCCGCTCCGTCATCGGAGCCGACTCCCTGA
- a CDS encoding preprotein translocase subunit YajC → MLPFATTPADAPPANPAVQFFAEYGLLIILALLIVFMFWSQRRRAQRMKVEQEEKSRQLTPGAKVLLQGGFYGTIVEYDGEDLSKSARVELAPGVEVEVHSQAILRVVDPAEGTVTEDEYIEAEEHHDEYVADVEQGLITSASDDAARAKAADAAPEGAADRDDKPRA, encoded by the coding sequence ATGCTCCCCTTCGCCACCACCCCGGCCGACGCTCCTCCCGCGAACCCGGCGGTGCAGTTCTTCGCCGAGTACGGTCTGCTGATCATCCTCGCGCTGCTCATCGTCTTCATGTTCTGGAGCCAGCGGCGCCGCGCGCAGCGGATGAAGGTCGAGCAGGAGGAGAAGTCGCGCCAGCTGACGCCGGGCGCGAAGGTGCTGCTGCAGGGCGGTTTCTACGGCACGATCGTCGAGTACGACGGCGAGGACCTCTCGAAGTCGGCTCGCGTCGAGCTCGCCCCGGGTGTCGAGGTCGAGGTCCACAGCCAGGCGATCCTGCGGGTCGTCGACCCCGCTGAGGGCACCGTCACCGAGGACGAGTACATCGAGGCCGAGGAGCACCACGACGAGTACGTCGCCGACGTTGAGCAGGGCCTGATCACGTCGGCCAGCGACGACGCGGCTCGCGCGAAGGCCGCGGACGCCGCGCCCGAAGGTGCCGCCGACCGCGACGACAAGCCCCGCGCCTGA
- the secF gene encoding protein translocase subunit SecF: MRFFNRFGNDLYTGKLSFPFVARRTLWFIIAAALVLASVLVLIVKPPQFSIEFTGGSQFTVTNVANTDQLLATEAVQSVVPGAGTKVTTIGEDAVRVQTDQMSDAETRGVTAALAEIYEVPTAEVSSSFIGPSWGQDVTRQSLWGLAIFLALTFLILALYFRTWKMSVAAIIGLIDVLVVTVGVYSLFGFEISPAAVIGFLTILSYSLYDTTVVFDKVRENTFEDGEKSGRTFGESVNLAANQTLVRSINTTIVAALPTGAILFIGALWLGAQTLTDISLSIFVGTLVAAYSTLFVAVPLFALMRESEPGIKANDARVRESRERAAVAA; the protein is encoded by the coding sequence ATGCGTTTCTTCAACCGGTTCGGCAACGACCTCTACACCGGCAAGCTCTCGTTCCCGTTCGTCGCTCGCCGCACCCTGTGGTTCATCATCGCGGCGGCGCTCGTGCTGGCTTCGGTGCTCGTGCTCATCGTCAAGCCGCCGCAGTTCTCGATCGAGTTCACGGGCGGGTCGCAGTTCACCGTCACCAACGTGGCGAACACCGATCAGCTGCTGGCCACCGAGGCCGTGCAGTCGGTCGTGCCGGGCGCGGGCACCAAGGTGACCACGATCGGCGAGGACGCCGTGCGCGTGCAGACCGATCAGATGTCGGATGCCGAGACCCGCGGTGTCACCGCCGCGCTCGCGGAGATCTACGAGGTGCCGACCGCCGAGGTCAGCTCGTCGTTCATCGGTCCCAGCTGGGGCCAGGACGTCACGCGGCAGTCGCTGTGGGGTCTGGCGATCTTCCTGGCGCTGACCTTCCTCATCCTGGCGCTGTACTTCCGCACCTGGAAGATGTCGGTCGCGGCCATCATCGGCCTCATCGACGTGCTCGTGGTGACCGTCGGCGTCTACTCGCTGTTCGGGTTCGAGATCTCGCCCGCGGCAGTGATCGGCTTCCTGACGATCCTGTCGTACTCGCTGTACGACACGACCGTCGTGTTCGACAAGGTGCGCGAGAACACCTTCGAAGACGGCGAGAAGTCGGGACGCACGTTCGGTGAGTCCGTGAACCTCGCCGCCAACCAGACGCTCGTGCGCTCGATCAACACGACGATCGTCGCTGCCCTGCCGACGGGAGCGATCCTCTTCATCGGTGCCCTGTGGCTCGGAGCGCAGACCCTCACCGACATCTCGCTGTCGATCTTCGTCGGCACGCTCGTGGCCGCGTACTCGACGCTGTTCGTCGCCGTGCCTCTGTTCGCGCTCATGCGCGAGAGCGAGCCGGGCATCAAGGCGAACGACGCCCGGGTGCGCGAGTCCCGCGAGCGCGCCGCGGTCGCGGCCTGA
- the secD gene encoding protein translocase subunit SecD: MATSTPVRRAWRALTGLIVLTALLFGVNALGVYVFKASSWTPELALDLQGGTQIILEAQSEGTTPSAEQMQQAASIIRQRVDASGLVEADIATQSGNQIVVQLPGEVDDETRERIEASAQLQLRAVLYTGSPATSFVGEDGQQTPYPTPDPALPATPSVAPTNGSDPAWITEALQAQFLAYDCANPTNDPADAPADQPLITCDRTGTAKYILGPVELDGSAISDATNGLEQQTGRWAVNITFNREGTETFGKISQRLYGQQPPLNQFAFVLDGSVLSAPSMDAVILTGKPSITGSFDQDSSKILADQLKFGALPLSFEVQSTNTISATLGSQQLQIGLIAGLIGLALVAIYSLVVYRALGTVIIASLVVMAVLTYAALAILAWRMGFRLSLAGVAGLIVTIGFTADSFIVYFERIRDELRDGKSITSAVEDGWSRAKRTIYISKSINILAAVVLYILADATVKGFAFTLGLTTAIDILIFILFTHPVLQLLVRTRFFGSGHKLSGLDPEALGAVYRGRAQFRAPVATGAKTSAGRRAAKSRGEAERRQTIAERKRAEQAAGDTRGATGDND, encoded by the coding sequence GTGGCGACATCCACTCCTGTGCGCCGTGCCTGGCGCGCGCTGACCGGACTCATCGTGCTGACGGCGCTGCTGTTCGGCGTCAACGCCCTCGGCGTGTACGTCTTCAAGGCGAGTTCCTGGACCCCTGAGCTCGCGCTCGACCTGCAGGGCGGCACGCAGATCATCCTCGAGGCGCAGTCCGAGGGCACGACGCCGTCGGCCGAGCAGATGCAGCAGGCGGCGTCGATCATCCGTCAGCGCGTCGACGCATCCGGCCTTGTCGAGGCCGACATCGCGACGCAGTCGGGGAACCAGATCGTCGTGCAGCTGCCGGGCGAGGTGGACGACGAGACGCGCGAGCGGATCGAGGCGTCGGCTCAGCTGCAGCTGCGCGCTGTGCTGTACACCGGATCGCCGGCGACGAGCTTCGTCGGCGAGGACGGGCAGCAGACGCCGTACCCCACGCCCGACCCGGCGCTGCCCGCGACGCCGTCCGTCGCGCCCACCAACGGCAGCGACCCGGCGTGGATCACCGAGGCCCTGCAGGCGCAGTTCCTCGCCTACGACTGCGCGAACCCCACGAACGATCCGGCCGACGCGCCGGCCGACCAGCCGCTCATCACGTGCGACCGCACCGGCACGGCGAAGTACATCCTCGGTCCCGTCGAGCTCGACGGGTCGGCCATCTCGGACGCCACGAACGGCCTCGAGCAGCAGACCGGCCGCTGGGCCGTGAACATCACGTTCAACCGCGAGGGCACCGAGACCTTCGGCAAGATCAGCCAGCGACTGTACGGCCAGCAGCCGCCGCTGAACCAGTTCGCGTTCGTGCTCGACGGCAGCGTGCTGTCGGCGCCGTCGATGGATGCCGTCATCCTCACCGGCAAGCCGTCGATCACCGGCTCGTTCGACCAGGACAGCTCGAAGATCCTCGCCGATCAGCTGAAGTTCGGCGCGCTGCCCCTGAGCTTCGAGGTACAGAGTACGAACACCATTTCGGCGACCCTCGGCTCGCAGCAGCTCCAGATCGGCCTCATCGCGGGCCTCATCGGCCTGGCGCTCGTCGCGATCTACTCGCTCGTCGTGTACCGCGCCCTGGGAACGGTGATCATCGCCTCGCTCGTCGTGATGGCGGTGCTGACGTATGCGGCGCTGGCGATCCTCGCGTGGCGGATGGGCTTCCGCCTGTCCCTCGCCGGTGTCGCCGGCCTCATCGTCACGATCGGCTTCACCGCGGACTCGTTCATCGTCTACTTCGAACGCATCCGCGATGAGCTGCGCGACGGCAAGTCGATCACCAGCGCCGTCGAGGACGGATGGTCGCGCGCCAAGCGCACGATCTACATCTCGAAGTCGATCAACATCCTCGCCGCGGTCGTGCTGTACATCCTGGCCGACGCGACCGTGAAGGGCTTCGCCTTCACCCTGGGCCTCACCACGGCGATCGACATCCTGATCTTCATCCTCTTCACCCACCCGGTGCTGCAGCTGCTCGTGCGCACGCGCTTCTTCGGCTCGGGTCACAAGCTCTCGGGCCTCGACCCCGAGGCCCTCGGTGCCGTGTACCGCGGCCGGGCCCAGTTCCGGGCCCCGGTGGCGACGGGCGCCAAGACGAGCGCCGGGCGGCGCGCGGCGAAGTCGCGCGGTGAAGCCGAGCGCAGACAGACGATCGCGGAGCGCAAGCGCGCCGAACAGGCCGCGGGCGATACGCGCGGTGCGACGGGGGACAACGACTGA
- a CDS encoding RelA/SpoT family protein, giving the protein MTEITPPPAQSSLRRLVPRIFSRAAPREGLEQLVRTVRAHHPKGDIAIIDRAYQVAARAHAQQKRQSGEPYITHPLAVAQILAELGLGPRAIAAALLHDTVEDTSYGLDQLTAEFGDEVAMLVDGVTKLDKVKYGDAAQAETVRKMIVAMSRDIRVLLIKLADRLHNARTWGFVPPHKAAKKATETLEIYAPLAHRLGIQAIKSELEDLSFAVLHPKLYAEIDSLVKQRTPQREQYLQTVIDAVESDLRELRIRGRVMGRPKQLYSVYQKMVVRGREFDDIYDLIGIRVLVTTVRDCYAVLGSIHARWTPLPGRFKDYIATPKFNLYQSLHTTVIGPSGRTVEIQIRTHEMHQQAEFGVAAHWKYKERMTGGKSDAKALDNDMAWLAHISDWQAETADPGEFLDSLRFEIGAKEVYVFTPKGRVIGLPAGATPVDFAYAVHTEVGHRTMGAKVNGRLVPLESTLSSGDVVEVFTSKNPDAGPSQDWLGFVKSTRARNKIRGWFTKERREEAVEQGKDAIARAMRRQNLPLQRLMGQDAFTEVAHQLRYEDVTALYAAVGEGHVSTQSVIEKVTALVRAEEDTSTGPIDLPVVGRSRQKRDSDSGILVRGAPDILVKLAKCCTPVPGDEIVGFVTRGSGVSVHRADCTNVESLMQDPERLIEVTWAPTTKSLFLVQIQVEALDRSGLLSDVTRVLSEHHVNILSASVQTNNDRLALSRFVFEMGDTVHLDRVLNAVRRIDAVYDVYRVTSS; this is encoded by the coding sequence ATGACCGAGATCACTCCGCCCCCTGCCCAGAGCTCGCTCCGCCGGCTCGTCCCGCGGATCTTCTCGCGCGCGGCGCCCCGCGAAGGCCTGGAACAGCTCGTGCGGACGGTGCGCGCGCACCATCCGAAGGGCGACATCGCGATCATCGATCGCGCGTACCAGGTCGCGGCGCGGGCGCACGCGCAGCAGAAGCGTCAGAGCGGCGAGCCCTACATCACCCACCCGCTCGCTGTCGCGCAGATCCTGGCTGAGCTCGGGCTCGGCCCGCGGGCGATCGCCGCGGCCCTGCTGCACGACACGGTCGAAGACACCTCTTATGGTCTCGACCAGCTCACGGCGGAGTTCGGCGACGAGGTCGCCATGCTCGTCGACGGCGTGACCAAGCTCGACAAGGTCAAGTACGGCGACGCCGCTCAGGCCGAGACCGTGCGCAAAATGATCGTGGCGATGTCGCGCGACATCCGGGTCCTGCTCATCAAGCTCGCCGACCGCCTGCACAACGCGCGTACCTGGGGCTTCGTCCCGCCGCACAAGGCGGCGAAGAAGGCGACCGAGACGCTCGAGATCTACGCACCCCTCGCGCACCGTCTGGGTATCCAGGCGATCAAGAGCGAGCTCGAGGACCTCTCGTTCGCGGTGCTGCATCCGAAGCTCTACGCCGAGATCGACAGCCTGGTCAAGCAGCGCACGCCACAGCGCGAGCAGTATCTGCAGACCGTCATCGACGCGGTCGAGAGCGATCTGCGCGAGCTGCGGATCCGCGGCCGCGTCATGGGGCGCCCGAAGCAGCTGTACTCGGTGTACCAGAAGATGGTCGTGCGCGGTCGTGAGTTCGACGACATCTACGACCTCATCGGCATCCGCGTCCTGGTGACGACGGTCCGCGACTGCTACGCGGTGCTCGGCTCGATCCACGCGCGGTGGACCCCGCTGCCGGGCCGGTTCAAGGACTACATCGCGACGCCGAAGTTCAACCTGTACCAGTCGCTGCACACCACCGTTATCGGACCGAGCGGCCGCACCGTCGAGATCCAGATCCGCACGCACGAGATGCACCAGCAGGCCGAGTTCGGCGTCGCGGCGCACTGGAAGTACAAGGAGCGGATGACGGGCGGCAAGTCCGACGCCAAGGCGCTCGACAACGACATGGCGTGGCTCGCCCACATCTCCGACTGGCAGGCCGAGACGGCCGACCCGGGGGAGTTCCTCGACTCGCTGCGCTTCGAGATCGGGGCGAAAGAGGTCTACGTCTTCACGCCGAAGGGGCGCGTGATCGGTCTGCCGGCAGGCGCCACTCCCGTCGACTTCGCCTACGCCGTCCACACCGAGGTCGGTCACCGGACCATGGGCGCGAAGGTCAACGGACGCCTCGTGCCGCTCGAGTCGACGCTTTCGAGCGGTGACGTCGTCGAGGTCTTCACGTCGAAGAACCCGGATGCCGGTCCGAGCCAGGACTGGCTGGGCTTCGTCAAGAGCACGCGGGCGCGCAACAAGATCCGCGGCTGGTTCACGAAGGAACGTCGCGAAGAGGCGGTCGAGCAGGGCAAGGATGCCATCGCGCGCGCCATGCGCCGGCAGAACCTGCCTCTGCAGCGCCTCATGGGGCAGGACGCCTTCACCGAGGTCGCTCATCAGCTGCGGTACGAGGACGTCACGGCCCTGTACGCGGCGGTCGGCGAGGGTCACGTCTCGACGCAGTCCGTGATCGAGAAGGTCACCGCGCTCGTCCGGGCCGAAGAAGACACCTCGACCGGCCCGATCGACCTGCCCGTCGTGGGCCGGTCGCGACAGAAGCGCGACAGCGACTCGGGCATCCTCGTCCGGGGCGCGCCCGACATCCTGGTCAAGCTCGCGAAGTGCTGCACCCCCGTTCCCGGCGACGAGATCGTCGGCTTCGTGACGCGCGGCAGCGGAGTGTCCGTGCACCGCGCCGACTGCACGAACGTCGAGTCGCTCATGCAGGACCCGGAGCGTCTCATCGAGGTGACGTGGGCGCCCACGACCAAGAGCCTGTTCCTCGTGCAGATCCAGGTGGAGGCCCTCGACCGCTCCGGACTGCTGAGCGACGTGACCCGGGTACTCAGCGAGCACCACGTCAACATCCTCTCGGCGTCGGTGCAGACCAACAACGACCGTCTCGCGCTGAGTCGGTTCGTGTTCGAGATGGGCGACACCGTCCACCTCGATCGCGTGCTCAACGCGGTCCGTCGCATCGACGCCGTCTACGACGTGTATCGCGTCACCTCCTCCTGA